Proteins encoded by one window of Chitinivorax sp. B:
- a CDS encoding carbonic anhydrase has product MNLALRCAAMGALLGLSILTSANASSDSHNSSGNEVVQVKGMVATLIKDNQAYMRGKNKAYFQKFADKQTPRATVVTCSDSRVHTPAMDMSPDNDLFMVRNIGNQLATAEGSVEYGVRHLNTPLLIFIGHAVCGAVKAASGDYSSLEEPIKRELVTIQIPKGIDVTDGVLLNVNQQVEQAMAKFKDLTGEGKLAVIGAFYDFRNDLGMGFGKLVITNVNGETDPDKVRTSIAGGHLLGSPGTR; this is encoded by the coding sequence ATGAATCTCGCACTTCGTTGTGCGGCAATGGGTGCATTACTTGGTTTGTCGATATTGACATCAGCCAATGCATCTTCCGATTCGCATAACTCTTCCGGCAATGAAGTAGTGCAGGTAAAAGGCATGGTTGCCACCTTGATCAAAGACAACCAAGCCTATATGCGCGGCAAGAACAAAGCCTACTTCCAGAAATTTGCCGATAAGCAGACCCCACGGGCAACAGTCGTCACCTGCTCAGATTCCAGAGTGCATACTCCAGCGATGGATATGTCGCCAGACAATGATCTGTTCATGGTGCGCAATATTGGCAACCAGTTAGCAACGGCCGAAGGATCCGTGGAATATGGTGTACGACATCTCAATACTCCCTTGCTGATCTTTATTGGACACGCGGTGTGCGGGGCGGTGAAAGCGGCTAGTGGCGACTATTCATCTCTGGAAGAACCAATCAAACGAGAGCTAGTTACCATCCAGATTCCAAAAGGAATTGATGTGACGGATGGGGTGTTACTGAACGTGAATCAGCAGGTTGAACAGGCGATGGCCAAGTTCAAAGACTTGACTGGTGAAGGCAAATTGGCCGTCATTGGTGCGTTCTATGATTTTCGGAACGACTTGGGAATGGGTTTTGGCAAATTGGTCATCACCAATGTAAACGGTGAAACCGATCCTGATAAAGTTCGGACGTCCATTGCCGGGGGACATTTACTTGGCAGCCCCGGCACTCGCTGA
- a CDS encoding XrtA/PEP-CTERM system exopolysaccharide export protein, giving the protein MKQTATLFARVMMLLVAISIMAGCASKLPPPKADEAAPNVEYLIGPGDMLNIQVWRNPEVSSSVPVRPDGKITTPLVEDVVATGKTPSQLAREIEKRLGKYIQEPIVTIMVTGFVGPFAQQIRVVGQATRPQTLPYRQNMSLLDVMIAVGGTTDFAAGNRASIVRVHGGKQEFAVRIDDLIKSGDIKANVDMRPGDILIIPESWF; this is encoded by the coding sequence ATGAAACAAACAGCGACTCTGTTCGCCAGGGTGATGATGCTTCTGGTAGCGATATCAATTATGGCGGGTTGTGCCAGTAAGTTGCCGCCTCCTAAAGCGGATGAGGCTGCACCAAATGTCGAATATCTGATTGGCCCGGGTGATATGCTGAATATTCAAGTATGGCGTAATCCAGAAGTCTCTTCGTCGGTTCCAGTTCGCCCGGATGGAAAAATCACGACGCCATTGGTCGAAGACGTTGTTGCGACTGGTAAGACACCAAGCCAGCTTGCTCGCGAGATCGAAAAGCGCTTGGGCAAATATATTCAAGAGCCGATAGTTACTATCATGGTGACTGGGTTCGTTGGCCCCTTTGCACAACAAATTCGCGTAGTGGGCCAAGCTACACGCCCTCAGACGCTTCCATACCGTCAGAATATGAGTTTGCTTGATGTCATGATTGCTGTTGGTGGAACGACAGATTTTGCAGCGGGTAATCGTGCAAGTATCGTGCGTGTCCATGGTGGCAAGCAGGAATTTGCTGTTCGCATTGATGATTTGATCAAGTCAGGTGACATCAAGGCCAATGTTGACATGCGACCTGGTGATATTTTGATCATCCCGGAAAGCTGGTTCTAA
- a CDS encoding XrtA system polysaccharide chain length determinant produces the protein MSELLAQLASLLRAAWNFRWYALASSWVLALGGWVFVYTMPDRFESSARVYVDTQSMLKPLMNGIAVQPNVDQQISIMSKTLISRPNIEKVIRMADLDLKIKATEEKESLIDRLTKRISIKSTGRDNLFEIAYEDTKPETARNVVQALMTIFVEGSLGDKRKDADTARRFLDEQIKAYEQKLVQAENALKEFKRQHIGQMPEDGKDYYSQLTAVGGALNQAKLELAEAQRSRDAIKSQLAGDELVVITPQGDDVTGVNPELDARIQALKKNLDSLRLNYTEQHPDIVATKRIIEQLEEQRKQEAKTRKPTAYNSAQNPGIQQLKMALVDSEAKVAALTARVAEYTNRYNQFKAAANAIPQVEADFTQLNRDYQVNKQNYENLLARRESAHLSGEMDASANVVDFRVIDPPRMPVQPSAPNRPLLMAAVLGVAVAGGLAVALLLSQLRPTFNSRRELREITGLPILGSISMIWTPEQQRRSRRGIWIYASSYAGLILMFGAVMAFQHLVPRSLLM, from the coding sequence ATGAGCGAGCTTCTGGCGCAGTTGGCCTCCCTGCTTCGCGCGGCGTGGAATTTCCGTTGGTATGCGTTGGCGTCGTCTTGGGTGCTGGCCTTGGGTGGCTGGGTATTTGTCTACACCATGCCGGATCGTTTCGAGTCTTCGGCGCGGGTCTATGTCGATACCCAAAGCATGCTGAAGCCGCTGATGAATGGTATTGCTGTTCAGCCGAACGTAGATCAGCAGATCTCAATCATGAGCAAAACACTGATCAGTCGACCCAATATTGAAAAGGTCATCCGTATGGCGGATCTTGACCTCAAGATCAAGGCGACTGAAGAGAAAGAATCACTGATTGATCGTTTGACCAAACGTATCTCCATTAAATCGACCGGTCGGGACAATCTCTTTGAAATTGCTTACGAAGACACGAAACCTGAGACTGCCCGAAATGTCGTGCAGGCGTTAATGACCATTTTTGTTGAAGGTAGCTTGGGTGATAAGCGGAAGGATGCCGATACGGCCCGCCGTTTCCTGGATGAGCAGATCAAAGCCTACGAACAGAAACTGGTGCAAGCGGAAAACGCATTGAAGGAATTCAAACGTCAGCATATCGGGCAAATGCCAGAGGACGGTAAGGATTATTACAGTCAATTGACTGCAGTTGGTGGAGCCCTGAATCAAGCTAAGCTTGAGCTGGCGGAAGCACAGCGTTCCCGTGATGCAATCAAAAGTCAGTTGGCCGGCGACGAACTGGTTGTAATTACTCCGCAGGGGGATGATGTGACAGGCGTGAACCCCGAATTGGATGCGCGCATTCAGGCGCTGAAAAAGAACTTGGATAGCTTACGCTTGAACTATACCGAGCAGCATCCTGATATCGTTGCTACGAAGCGCATCATTGAACAGTTGGAAGAGCAGCGTAAGCAGGAAGCGAAAACGCGTAAACCCACTGCTTATAACAGTGCGCAAAATCCTGGAATACAGCAACTGAAAATGGCGCTGGTGGACTCCGAAGCCAAAGTGGCTGCTTTGACAGCGCGTGTTGCCGAATACACCAATCGCTACAATCAGTTTAAGGCCGCTGCCAATGCAATCCCACAGGTTGAGGCTGACTTCACCCAATTGAACCGTGACTATCAGGTCAACAAGCAGAATTATGAAAATTTGTTGGCTCGACGTGAATCGGCCCATCTTTCTGGTGAAATGGATGCGAGTGCCAATGTGGTCGATTTTCGAGTGATTGATCCGCCTCGCATGCCTGTACAACCTTCTGCGCCAAATCGTCCGTTGCTAATGGCTGCTGTGCTGGGGGTGGCTGTGGCAGGAGGGTTGGCTGTTGCATTGCTACTGAGCCAGTTGCGCCCAACCTTCAACAGTCGTCGTGAACTTCGAGAAATCACGGGCCTGCCGATACTGGGCAGCATTTCCATGATCTGGACACCAGAGCAACAACGGCGTTCGCGTCGTGGGATCTGGATTTATGCTTCCAGCTATGCAGGACTAATATTGATGTTCGGTGCGGTGATGGCCTTTCAGCACCTTGTACCACGCAGCTTATTGATGTGA
- a CDS encoding XrtA-associated tyrosine autokinase, whose product MNLIEKAAARFEQNQPLSADGQSAEASAVAPAGAIEVHHEPQLIERAIEHDHIAHVEPTPELVKPKAVIAEPIQERIVSKIVELDLAYLKSKGMITPDEDKNQLAEEFRLIKRPLITNAVEADSSDRHRNLIMVTSSLPGEGKSFCSMNLALSIAMERDRRVMLVDADVARPSILNYLNLRADRGLMDLLLDPKLPMSDVLLRTNIDKLSILPAGRGHKHATELLASAAMRNLLDEMAQRYPDRIIIFDSPPLLVTTESRELASHMGQIVMVVEAGKTSQDAVKEALRHLEGCDIVNLLMNKGAMTALDGYGYGYGYGYGYGRDGKA is encoded by the coding sequence GTGAATCTAATTGAAAAAGCAGCCGCACGTTTTGAACAGAACCAGCCTTTGTCTGCGGATGGGCAATCTGCGGAAGCCTCTGCGGTTGCACCTGCTGGTGCGATTGAAGTACATCACGAGCCGCAATTGATAGAACGGGCAATTGAGCATGATCACATTGCACATGTCGAACCGACACCGGAATTGGTCAAACCCAAAGCGGTTATTGCGGAGCCGATTCAGGAGCGAATTGTTTCCAAAATTGTCGAGCTTGATCTGGCCTATTTGAAATCAAAAGGCATGATCACGCCTGACGAAGATAAAAATCAGTTGGCTGAAGAGTTCCGGTTGATCAAGCGCCCGCTAATTACCAATGCAGTGGAGGCAGACAGTTCAGATCGTCATCGCAATCTGATCATGGTGACCAGCTCGTTGCCAGGTGAGGGAAAGAGTTTCTGCTCAATGAATTTGGCACTCAGTATCGCCATGGAGCGTGATCGTCGCGTCATGTTGGTAGATGCAGATGTAGCCCGTCCCTCCATCTTGAATTATCTGAATCTGCGGGCAGATCGTGGCTTGATGGATCTACTATTGGATCCCAAGCTGCCAATGTCTGATGTGCTGTTACGGACAAATATTGATAAGTTGTCGATTCTACCCGCGGGGCGCGGTCATAAGCATGCTACGGAATTGTTGGCAAGCGCCGCCATGCGTAATCTTCTGGATGAAATGGCCCAACGATATCCGGATCGGATCATCATTTTTGACTCACCTCCCTTATTGGTGACCACTGAGTCGCGCGAACTAGCATCACATATGGGACAGATCGTGATGGTGGTGGAAGCTGGAAAAACCAGTCAGGATGCAGTCAAGGAGGCTTTGCGTCATCTTGAGGGATGCGACATTGTCAACCTACTGATGAACAAGGGCGCGATGACCGCTTTGGATGGTTACGGTTATGGCTATGGTTATGGTTATGGCTATGGCCGTGATGGCAAGGCCTGA
- a CDS encoding TIGR03016 family PEP-CTERM system-associated outer membrane protein: MSVKSGRWQPCILSFLISTLFPAIANGAAWDVEMRVPTSIGYTDNADLAGSSGERKDDWFLRVQPGFSARAIGSRLKLNTNYAYSHERHQNDRQGKSGNHQLSSNASLELIDNWLTLNGTAAISQIARDSTSAVGITNSNKDDIRSWSLGPYVHQRFGNALTMDASVVRNGVRSSGRNARATDGDGTRADLTVVSGLGFNNVNWAFSLQDNRFDYISRSDTHDKRGSVRTTLTMSPMLQPYVTWGYEKLKDDLLQSKPSSKYWNAGAIWLPTARTTLDANIGRRYFGNTSSVSFSHRTRASTWRISYVKDLTTSNQDFLIPQVIDTRAFLDSQFKSRYPNDAERAARVNAFMRLNGLGDRAEVEVPFSTNRRFLDRNLNVSVGLRVSRSDLLLSYQWRDSDAGKVSLPGEGIQDIGEHRRTQTASFTWGLPVGKRTSLSLGTIWSRNQFIDNGLDDRTLTYRAGLNYQIARDLIGAAEVRRTQRDANDDVRDYTENAGLLTVTALF; this comes from the coding sequence ATGAGCGTCAAATCGGGTCGATGGCAGCCATGTATCCTGAGTTTTCTTATCTCTACATTGTTTCCCGCTATTGCAAACGGTGCTGCATGGGATGTAGAGATGCGTGTGCCAACGTCAATCGGCTATACCGATAATGCAGATCTGGCCGGTAGCTCTGGTGAGCGAAAAGATGATTGGTTCTTGCGTGTTCAGCCCGGATTTTCCGCCCGTGCAATTGGTTCACGGCTGAAACTCAACACCAATTACGCGTATTCCCATGAACGACATCAGAACGATCGCCAGGGAAAGTCGGGGAACCATCAGCTGTCTAGTAATGCATCATTGGAATTGATCGATAACTGGCTGACGCTTAATGGTACTGCTGCCATCAGTCAAATTGCCCGTGATTCGACAAGTGCTGTTGGCATTACCAATTCCAACAAGGATGATATCCGGTCTTGGTCGTTGGGCCCTTATGTACACCAGCGTTTTGGTAATGCCTTGACCATGGACGCTAGCGTGGTCCGGAACGGCGTCCGATCATCAGGGCGAAATGCTCGTGCGACGGATGGCGATGGAACGCGTGCGGATTTGACTGTCGTGTCAGGTCTGGGGTTCAACAATGTCAATTGGGCATTCTCACTGCAAGATAATCGCTTCGATTACATCAGTCGCTCAGATACGCATGACAAACGTGGCTCGGTAAGAACCACGTTGACGATGAGTCCGATGTTGCAACCTTACGTGACATGGGGATATGAAAAGCTGAAAGATGACTTGCTTCAATCGAAACCATCCAGCAAATATTGGAATGCAGGTGCCATCTGGTTGCCGACCGCACGTACTACCCTGGATGCAAACATTGGGCGCCGTTATTTCGGTAATACCAGTTCGGTGTCATTTAGTCATCGCACCCGCGCATCCACTTGGCGCATTTCATATGTCAAAGATTTGACCACCTCGAATCAGGATTTTCTGATTCCACAGGTAATTGATACGCGTGCATTTTTGGATAGCCAATTTAAAAGCCGCTACCCGAATGATGCAGAGCGAGCTGCACGAGTCAATGCTTTCATGCGCCTGAATGGGTTGGGAGATCGCGCTGAAGTGGAAGTTCCGTTTTCCACCAATCGCCGCTTTCTTGATCGTAATTTAAATGTCAGCGTTGGTTTACGCGTTTCTCGCTCGGATCTATTGCTGAGTTATCAATGGCGTGATTCCGATGCAGGCAAGGTGAGTTTGCCTGGCGAAGGTATTCAGGATATTGGGGAACATCGACGTACTCAAACTGCCAGTTTCACATGGGGCCTACCTGTAGGCAAACGTACCTCATTAAGTCTGGGTACCATCTGGTCTCGTAATCAATTTATCGACAACGGCCTGGACGACCGCACGCTGACTTATCGGGCTGGTCTCAATTACCAGATCGCTCGTGATCTGATCGGCGCTGCTGAAGTTCGCCGCACCCAACGTGATGCGAATGATGATGTTCGCGACTACACCGAAAATGCAGGCTTGCTGACGGTAACTGCTCTCTTCTGA